From the genome of Thermoproteota archaeon:
CCCGGGAAGTGCAGGGAGGGAACACCCAAGCCCCAGGACGACAAGGATCCCAGAAAGGGGGGGGCCGTTCTGGATGAGAAGAGGGGGAGAAGGTATGAGCCTGTTGAGTGATCCCCTTTCAGTGGTGTTCCTCCTCTCCTCTCTCATGTCCGTAATAGCGGCGGTGCTCATAGTTCACCATAAATCCATCGTGTACTCAGCGTTCTTCCTCTCCGTCTTGGGAGTGGGCAACTCTATCCTCTTCACCCTGCTCGGCTTCCCGATAATAGCCCTGTTCCACCTTTCCGTGTACGTCGGAGCAGCCGTGACTTTCATCCTCTTCTCAGTGGTGATGCTGAAGGAGGCGCCAGTAGTCGAGCCTCCGGTGAAGGCCCTCGCGGTGATAGCAGCTGGAGTGCTCGCGCTCATAATGATGAAGATCTTCTCCGTGTTCAGCATAGAGCCCTCCTTCTTCCTGAACTACAGGGACCTGACTGCCCTCCTCGTTACCAAGTACTGGTTCGCCCTGATAGTGGCAGCGATAGCGCTGGTGACCACGCTGATAGAGGCCATAACCCTCGCCAGAAGGGAGGTGTGAATAATGGAGGCCTCATGGTACCTGTTTATCTCCTCGATACTCTTTGCCATCGGGATATACGGTCTCCTAACGAGGAGAAACATGATCAGGATGCTCCTCTCAGCTGAGATTATTTTTAATGCCGCTCTCCTGGCCTTCCTCTCCCTGGCGTCGCTGGACGCCGGCTACGGGCCAGTAGGGGGAGCTATCGTGGTGATAGCCATCTCCCTGTCGGCCGCGGAGGTCGGCGTCATAGTCTCCATAGCGATAATGATGTTCAGGATGAGGAGGGCCCTCGATGTTTACGAGCTGAAGAAGTTCAGAGGGTGAGAATATGATACTGGAAACCCCCTACATGTTCCTGTCAGTGGTCGTGCCGATGGTGATATCCCTGATATTCCCGTTCCTAGACTTGGGAAAGAAGGCGTTTGCCACCATATCTACCGTACTACTGCTGATACCCCTAGCTGTTGTCTCGTGGCTCAGCTACGTCAGCGGTCTCAGTAAGCCCGTGCTAGACCCCGTGTTCTTCGCGCACCCCACCCTAGGTAACTTCACAATGCTTCTGGACTCTATAAGCGCCCCGCTTGCCATCTCCATAGGCCTAGTGACCTCCATGATCTCTTGGTACTCCCTGAAGTACATGGACCACAGGTTCGAGGAGATGGAGGAGGAGGGCCATAAGCCAGCTGGCTGGGGCGTCTACTACATGCTCTACATACTCTTCTCCGCTGCCATGATGGGTACCGTGCTCTCCACCAACCTCATCGAGTTCTACATATTCTTGGAGATATCACTGCTCCCGAGCTTCCTCCTGATAGCCTTCTATGGGTATGGGAAGAGGGAGAGGATAGCGCTCCTCTACTTGATCTGGACCCACGTAGGGGCTCTAGCGTTCTTGGTAGGTACACTTATACTGGGCCTCAACGTCGGGACCTTCGACTACTTCAACCCCATAAAGACAGTCGCCAACCTAGGACTGGGCAACGCGTTGCCAGAGGCGATCAGGTTCCCCGTGTTCATAGCCATACTGATAGGGCTCTTCGTGAAGATGGCCGTGTTCGGTGTTCACATATGGCTGCCCTACGCGCACGCTGAGGCCCCCACACCGGTGTCGGCCCTCTTGTCCCCGAATCTGATAGGCATAGCCGCATACGCCATGATAAGGATAGCATACGTCCTCTTCCCAGCTGACTTCCAAGCCTTGGCTCCATACATGCTCGGGCTGGCTCTCCTGACCATAATATACGGTGGTCTGATGGCTCTAGCTCAGGATGACTTCAAGAGGTTCCTCGCCTACTCCAGCGTCTCTCAGATGGGATATTTGCTGATGGGAATAGCCAGCGTTACCGCCTTGGGTATGGCTGGCGCCATACTCCACTACGCCGCCCACGCCGTGGGCAAGGCCCTGCTATTCGCCACTGCAGGAGTCCTGATAACTCAACTTCACGGTCTCAGGAGCCTGAGCAAGATGGGCGGGCTCGCTCCCAAGATGCCTCTCACAGCCTCGCTGGCCCTCATAGGGTTCATGCACATAACGGGAGTGCCACCGTCCCTAGGCCTGTGGAGCGAGGTTCTCATACTCGCCGGAGTGGCCAACTTCGCCGTGAAGATGAACCAGTTCGCCCCCGTTACAATCTTCCTGCTGATAGGTATAGGGCTCTCCACCGCATACTCCTTCATCACCATGAGGAGGATATTCTTCGGCAAACCATCTGAGGCCGCCGAACACGCTCAGGAGGCCGGAGGTAACCTGCTCATACCTATGATAGTCATAGCCGCCGTTGGTCTCATACTTTTCCTCGTGCCTCAGCTACTCATCGATCCCATGGTGAAGGCCCTGGCTGGTCTGCTAGGGTGAACTAGGATGGAGTACGCGTTTCTGACCTGGCAGATCCCCTACATCGGGGCGATCTTGGCGCTGCTGCTGAACAGGGCGGGCAAGGTGAGGGATGTAATCGCCGTGCTAGCGATCTTCGGCGCTGCGGTGGCCTCCACCCTCACCTTGCAGGAAGCTCTAGCCTCAGAGGAGGCCATCCATATCTCCTACCCGTGGATCAAGTCACTTGGCGTTACCTTCGGCGTGTATGTGGATTCCCTAGCCGCGGTGATGGCGTTAATAGTGGCGTGGCTGAGCTTCCTCATCGCAGTTTACAGCCTGAAGTACATGGAAGGAGACCCAGGCCTCACTAGGTACTGGTTCTTCTTCGACTTCTTCGTGGGAAGCATGCTCCTCCTTGTGCTGGCTGACAACCTGATCCTAATGTTCTTGGGATGGGAGGGCACCGGACTGGCCTCGTATGCGCTCATAGGTCACTGGTACACCGATGAGGACGAGAAGTGTGTCGGTGACATAGGGAGGAAGGCTTTAGGCGTGCCTATGTGGTTCCCACCCAGCCATAGCGGCCTGAGAGCAATAGTCTTCACTAGGCTGGGCGATGTGGGATTTATTGCCGGCATAGGCGCCATCTACTACTTCACTCACACGTTCTCCATACCGGAGATAGCCCACATGGTCGGGGAGTGGGCTGGTCCACTCGCCCACGCTGGACTGCTCTTCCCGTTTCTCCTGATATTCTCATTGGGCGCGTTCGCCAAGTCGGCGCAGTTCCCGTTCCACGAGTGGCTCGTCACGGCAATGACCGGCCCCACGTCGGTCAGCGCCCTGATACACGCCGCCACCATGGTCAAGGCGGGAGTCTACTTCCTGCTCAGGTTCTCCCCTATATTCGTGCTCGCCGCTCACGAGATACCCGCAGCTGAGCCTCAGGTGCATGCGTTCTTCACGGCTGTAGCGCTAATAGGCGGGTTCACGGCCTTCTTCATGGCGACCCAAGCCCTCGTCTCGAGGGAGCTCAAGCTCATACTCGCTTTCTCCACCGCCTCCCAGCTGGGATATATGTTCCTAGCCTTGGGTGCGGCTGGACTCATCGCCGAGTTCCCGCTGGGTTTTCTTGCGGGCTTCTCTCACTTGATGAGCCACGCGATATTCAAGGCCTCCCTCTTCCTCGTAGCAGGAGCCGTGATACATGTGGTGCACTCTAGGTTCATAGACGACATGGGAGGCCTCTGGAAGGCCATGAAGTGGTCCTTCTTGGCCATGAGCTTGGCAGCTCTGAGCCTGATGGGAGTGCCGCCCTTCATGGGCTTCTGGACAAAGGACACCATAATAGAGGTGGCGAAAGAATCGGGAGTCTTCCTAGCCTACCTGTTCGGAGTCGTGACCGCTGGCCTAACGGCCTTCTACTCCACTAGGATGGTGATAAGGACCTTCCTCTACGAGATGTCCGAGAATGTGAAGCACGCCGAGGAGCACCACCACCTGCACGAGGCCCATCCACTAATGCTCATCCCCTACCTAGCTCTAGCTCTCGTATCGTTCATAGTAGGTCTTTCCTGGCCTGTCTACGGTCCCAAGATACTCGGAGCCATGGTGAGTAATGTGCTGGGGATACACGAGGAGTTCCACCCGCACGTACACTTGGACATAGGGCTGCTTGCGACCTCGCTCACCATGGTATTCGGAGGTATGTTAGTAGCTATAGGGCTGTACATGACCTCCAGCGGCAGGGTGACCGTGCGCTCCCTCAGGGAGAACCCTGCGGGGAAGGTAATACACGATTTCCTCTACGACAGGTGGTACATCAACTCCATCTACTACATAGTGATCGTTGGAGGATTCGCTTGGCTCTCCCGCACGATCTT
Proteins encoded in this window:
- the nuoK gene encoding NADH-quinone oxidoreductase subunit NuoK — protein: MEASWYLFISSILFAIGIYGLLTRRNMIRMLLSAEIIFNAALLAFLSLASLDAGYGPVGGAIVVIAISLSAAEVGVIVSIAIMMFRMRRALDVYELKKFRG
- a CDS encoding NADH-quinone oxidoreductase subunit M, with the protein product MILETPYMFLSVVVPMVISLIFPFLDLGKKAFATISTVLLLIPLAVVSWLSYVSGLSKPVLDPVFFAHPTLGNFTMLLDSISAPLAISIGLVTSMISWYSLKYMDHRFEEMEEEGHKPAGWGVYYMLYILFSAAMMGTVLSTNLIEFYIFLEISLLPSFLLIAFYGYGKRERIALLYLIWTHVGALAFLVGTLILGLNVGTFDYFNPIKTVANLGLGNALPEAIRFPVFIAILIGLFVKMAVFGVHIWLPYAHAEAPTPVSALLSPNLIGIAAYAMIRIAYVLFPADFQALAPYMLGLALLTIIYGGLMALAQDDFKRFLAYSSVSQMGYLLMGIASVTALGMAGAILHYAAHAVGKALLFATAGVLITQLHGLRSLSKMGGLAPKMPLTASLALIGFMHITGVPPSLGLWSEVLILAGVANFAVKMNQFAPVTIFLLIGIGLSTAYSFITMRRIFFGKPSEAAEHAQEAGGNLLIPMIVIAAVGLILFLVPQLLIDPMVKALAGLLG
- a CDS encoding NADH-quinone oxidoreductase subunit L gives rise to the protein MEYAFLTWQIPYIGAILALLLNRAGKVRDVIAVLAIFGAAVASTLTLQEALASEEAIHISYPWIKSLGVTFGVYVDSLAAVMALIVAWLSFLIAVYSLKYMEGDPGLTRYWFFFDFFVGSMLLLVLADNLILMFLGWEGTGLASYALIGHWYTDEDEKCVGDIGRKALGVPMWFPPSHSGLRAIVFTRLGDVGFIAGIGAIYYFTHTFSIPEIAHMVGEWAGPLAHAGLLFPFLLIFSLGAFAKSAQFPFHEWLVTAMTGPTSVSALIHAATMVKAGVYFLLRFSPIFVLAAHEIPAAEPQVHAFFTAVALIGGFTAFFMATQALVSRELKLILAFSTASQLGYMFLALGAAGLIAEFPLGFLAGFSHLMSHAIFKASLFLVAGAVIHVVHSRFIDDMGGLWKAMKWSFLAMSLAALSLMGVPPFMGFWTKDTIIEVAKESGVFLAYLFGVVTAGLTAFYSTRMVIRTFLYEMSENVKHAEEHHHLHEAHPLMLIPYLALALVSFIVGLSWPVYGPKILGAMVSNVLGIHEEFHPHVHLDIGLLATSLTMVFGGMLVAIGLYMTSSGRVTVRSLRENPAGKVIHDFLYDRWYINSIYYIVIVGGFAWLSRTIFKYFDSLIVDGFYHRFIPWLTDRLSVLGFKYFETEVVDETYHDRIVRMFKAFGSYVRRLQTGLVNQYLVAFFIGLLVVLFLLLWVG
- a CDS encoding NADH-quinone oxidoreductase subunit J, translating into MSLLSDPLSVVFLLSSLMSVIAAVLIVHHKSIVYSAFFLSVLGVGNSILFTLLGFPIIALFHLSVYVGAAVTFILFSVVMLKEAPVVEPPVKALAVIAAGVLALIMMKIFSVFSIEPSFFLNYRDLTALLVTKYWFALIVAAIALVTTLIEAITLARREV